The following are encoded in a window of Castanea sativa cultivar Marrone di Chiusa Pesio chromosome 9, ASM4071231v1 genomic DNA:
- the LOC142611007 gene encoding uncharacterized protein LOC142611007, producing the protein MGGLVVYLDTILVPFSLFLTAGYHVYLWLNFKNKPFSTTIGINEIRRRAWFLDIQQGDDKKGMLAVQSLRNTLMATSFTASITVLVNVALAALINNSYKASETSHLFDHPIFGLQSGGMFAVKFGSASLLLLLSFLCSSMSIGYLIDANFLINASAEFASSEHTQIVLERGFMLAFIGSRLLCITIPLLLWLLGPALVALSSMALVWLMYEFDFLGKFKQGDKQIGGEQNMYA; encoded by the exons ATGGGAGGACTGGTTGTTTATTTGGACACCATATTGGTTCCCTTCAGTCTCTTCCTTACAGCAGGTTACCATGTCTATCTATGGCTTAACTTCAAGAATAAGCCCTTTAGTACCACCATTGGAATCAATGAAATAAGGAGGAGAGCATGGTTTCTTGACATACAACAG GGTGATGATAAGAAGGGTATGCTGGCTGTGCAAAGCTTGAGAAACACTCTAATGGCTACCTCATTCACTGCTTCAATAACAGTTCTTGTTAACGTGGCACTGGCAGCTCTAATCAACAATTCCTACAAAGCAAGCGAAACAAGCCACCTCTTTGACCACCCTATTTTTGGCTTGCAATCTGGTGGGATGTTTGCTGTAAAGTTTGGCTCAGCATCACTTCTTTTGTTGCTTAGCTTCTTGTGTAGCTCTATGTCCATTGGGTACCTAATCGATGCCAATTTCTTGATAAATGCTTCCGCTGAATTCGCATCATCTGAACACACACAAATCGTGCTAGAGCGAGGGTTCATGTTGGCTTTTATCGGTAGCCGACTTCTATGCATTACCATCCCTTTGTTGTTATGGCTGCTTGGTCCAGCGCTAGTTGCTTTGTCCTCAATGGCACTAGTTTGGTTGATgtatgaatttgattttttgggGAAATTCAAACAAGGTGACAAGCAAATTGGAGGTGAACAGAACATGTACGCATGA